The Pseudofrankia inefficax genome window below encodes:
- a CDS encoding SDR family NAD(P)-dependent oxidoreductase produces MSFTIDLGERTALVTGGGQGVGRAVCLSLAAAGARVLVNDFVPERADEVVKEIEAAGGTAAARPFDVSDYAAVTGAIGADQVDILVNNAGNAGPGGWDVKAPAAGSKGVSVSVGAFATTEPADWDRYFAVNLYGVMNCTRVALPGMIAAGEGRVITIVSDAGRVGEPNMAPYSAAKAGAAGFMRALAREVGGGGITVNNVSLSTVDTMGLEERAREDDQLADRLRRQLKRYMVPRLGRPDDVAGLVTFLASPLAAWITGQTYPVNGGYSVSV; encoded by the coding sequence GTGAGCTTCACGATCGACCTCGGTGAACGCACAGCTCTGGTGACGGGTGGCGGCCAGGGCGTAGGCCGCGCGGTCTGCCTGTCCCTCGCCGCCGCGGGGGCCAGGGTGCTCGTCAACGACTTCGTGCCCGAGCGGGCCGACGAGGTCGTCAAGGAGATCGAGGCCGCTGGCGGGACCGCGGCGGCCCGGCCGTTCGACGTCTCCGACTACGCGGCCGTGACCGGCGCGATCGGCGCCGACCAGGTGGACATCCTGGTCAACAACGCCGGGAACGCGGGGCCCGGCGGCTGGGACGTGAAGGCCCCAGCCGCCGGTTCCAAGGGGGTCTCGGTGAGCGTCGGCGCGTTCGCGACCACCGAGCCGGCCGACTGGGACCGCTACTTCGCCGTCAACCTGTACGGCGTCATGAACTGCACCCGGGTCGCGCTTCCCGGCATGATCGCCGCGGGCGAGGGCCGGGTCATCACGATCGTGTCCGACGCGGGCCGGGTCGGGGAGCCGAACATGGCCCCCTACTCCGCGGCCAAGGCCGGAGCGGCGGGCTTCATGCGGGCACTGGCCCGAGAGGTCGGCGGCGGCGGCATCACCGTCAACAACGTGTCGCTCTCGACCGTGGACACCATGGGGCTGGAGGAGCGAGCCCGCGAGGACGACCAGCTGGCCGACCGCCTGCGCCGCCAGCTCAAGCGGTACATGGTCCCGCGGCTGGGTCGCCCCGACGACGTCGCCGGGCTCGTCACGTTCCTGGCGAGCCCGCTCGCCGCGTGGATCACCGGCCAGACCTACCCGGTCAACGGCGGCTACTCCGTCTCCGTGTAA
- a CDS encoding helix-turn-helix transcriptional regulator yields the protein MVGDRASHATPLSVARSLRLLGEHVSTWRKLNRLTAAQVAERAGISRDTLRAIEQGKGTASTENLFRVLRTVGIMDAVVRATDPYETDIGRLRMDEILPKRVRR from the coding sequence ATGGTCGGCGACAGAGCCTCGCACGCCACGCCGTTGTCGGTGGCGCGGTCGCTGCGTCTGCTCGGTGAGCATGTGTCGACCTGGCGGAAGCTGAACCGGCTGACCGCGGCCCAGGTCGCCGAGCGAGCCGGGATCTCACGGGACACTCTGCGCGCCATCGAGCAGGGCAAGGGCACCGCGAGCACCGAGAACCTGTTCCGGGTGCTACGCACCGTCGGGATCATGGACGCCGTCGTGCGGGCCACCGACCCGTACGAGACCGACATCGGCCGCCTGCGCATGGACGAGATCCTGCCCAAGCGAGTACGGCGCTGA
- a CDS encoding type II toxin-antitoxin system HipA family toxin gives MAGRDPVEVTVEIDGQETVAGTLWLHDRGGQSATFRYADAYLTNPAGYDLDPALARAAGVFHTPPGSAIFNAFADSAPDRWGENLMRREERERARAAETTPRTLGKADFLLGVRDDTRQGGVRFRRPATATYYSTHRHSVPRLIDLARLLRAADRVRAEGDFDRDLADLIDAGSSLGGARPKAAVRDASGRLSIAKFPRLDSDEWDVAGWEEVQLRLARRAGLTVAESELLTVAGRHVLLLSRFDRIGARRLGFTSALTMLEAADGDLRSYLEIAEVIERYSPRADADLRELYRRILFSILTGNTDDHLRNHAFLRERDGWALSPAYDLNPNPDSPTRLSTAVDLDNTDASIDVALSVGTYFRLSPPSARDLVREVETATAGWRQAAAALDIPKSQADRMAVAYESDQRRIARALSVP, from the coding sequence ATGGCCGGGCGGGATCCTGTCGAGGTCACCGTCGAGATCGACGGACAGGAGACGGTCGCCGGAACGTTGTGGCTTCACGACCGTGGCGGACAGAGCGCCACGTTCCGATATGCCGACGCCTACCTGACCAACCCGGCCGGATATGACCTCGACCCGGCGTTGGCCAGGGCTGCCGGTGTCTTCCACACGCCGCCCGGGTCGGCAATCTTCAACGCGTTCGCAGACAGCGCCCCCGACCGATGGGGTGAGAACCTCATGAGGCGTGAGGAGCGCGAGCGCGCGCGTGCCGCCGAGACCACTCCTCGCACCCTCGGCAAGGCCGACTTCCTTCTCGGGGTCCGGGACGACACCCGCCAGGGAGGTGTCAGGTTTCGCCGGCCGGCAACCGCCACCTACTATTCGACGCATCGGCACTCGGTCCCACGGCTGATCGACCTGGCCCGGCTCCTGCGAGCAGCCGACCGTGTCCGGGCGGAGGGCGACTTCGACCGCGACCTCGCGGACCTCATCGACGCAGGTAGCTCGCTCGGCGGTGCGCGCCCCAAGGCAGCGGTGCGGGACGCGTCCGGTCGGCTCTCGATCGCCAAGTTCCCGCGTCTGGACAGTGACGAATGGGATGTAGCCGGTTGGGAGGAAGTACAACTGAGACTCGCTCGGAGAGCGGGGCTCACGGTGGCCGAGTCGGAACTGCTGACCGTTGCCGGCCGGCACGTACTACTCCTGAGCCGTTTCGACCGCATCGGCGCGCGGCGTCTGGGGTTCACGAGCGCCCTGACAATGCTCGAGGCCGCCGACGGGGACCTCCGCAGCTACCTCGAGATCGCCGAGGTGATCGAACGCTACTCGCCACGAGCTGACGCTGACCTGCGTGAACTCTACCGACGGATCCTGTTCTCCATCCTGACTGGGAACACCGATGACCATCTACGCAATCATGCGTTCCTGCGTGAGCGGGACGGTTGGGCGCTCTCTCCTGCCTATGACCTCAACCCGAATCCCGACTCCCCAACCCGACTGAGCACCGCCGTCGATCTCGACAACACCGACGCAAGCATCGACGTCGCGCTGTCGGTAGGCACCTACTTCCGTCTGTCGCCGCCGAGTGCCCGCGACCTCGTCAGGGAAGTGGAGACTGCCACGGCGGGCTGGCGGCAGGCCGCCGCCGCGCTCGACATCCCGAAAAGCCAGGCCGACCGGATGGCGGTGGCCTACGAGAGCGACCAGCGGCGGATCGCGCGCGCGCTCAGCGTGCCTTGA